CAATCAGACCGATCCGCTGATTGTCAATTTCTTTTCGTGAGCGGAGGTAATCGACTGCAGCTTCGACGTCGCGAGCAAGGTCGGTAGTCCTCGCCTCGTTGAAATTGCCCGTAGAAGCGCCTACGCCCCTGTCGTCGTAGCGGAGGACAGCTATTCCGAGCCGCGTAAGGGCATCAGCCCAGACCAGGAAAGGTCGATGGTTCATAATGGGCTCATCCCTGCTCTGCGGACCACTACCGGTAATCATAACGACGGCCCTGTGCGGACCCGGCGTGGTAGGCATCGTGAGTGTCCCGGCCAAAGTGTCTCCATCGGTTGAATTGACAAAGCGAACCTCTTCGACCTGGTACGGATACGGCGGTTTAGGCTCCTGAGGGTGGAGCGCCGATCGATCTTCCTCGGCGGAAGGCGTAAGAACAAGCGGAGAGGATGCTCCGCCCTGAATGAATTGGCCTCGGAGACTATTGTCCTCAAGTGTCGCCTCATAGCGAGCGCCAATGGAGGAGATGATGACCTTCAAATGGGGCGCGGAGTAGACGACCGAATCGCAGGGGATATCATAGGCTCCCTGATCGGGACTATCCATGAAGGCCGATAGCTTACCGCCTTCGACTTCTTGTATACGAAGAACAAGCGTGAGCTGTCCCCCGGAGACTTGCAACTTGCCGACCCATCGGCCGGTCACGCTTTGTGCAGCGGCTGTGCAGGTCATGCATAGCGCGATGATACATACGTAGAGATATTTTGCCATGATGTATAACAATTAATAAGTGATCGCTGATAGAATGGGATTGCCGATCGATCCTCCGGCGTCCCTTCGTTAGGAAAATGGGATTACTAATCGAATCTCCGGCCCCCCTTCATCCGTTAGGGTAGGGGCGTATGGCATACGCCCCACAAATATTCCCTAAAGAGGATGAATGAAGAATGAACCTCCGGAATCCCTTCGTTAGGAAAATGGGATTACCAATCGATCCTCTGGCATCCATTCGTCCGTCAGGGTAGGGGCGTATGGCATACTCCCCGCAACTATCCTCTAAAGAGAATGAATGAAGAATGAACCTCCGGCATCCCTTCGTTAGGAAAATGGTATTACCAATCGATCCTCCGGTATCCATTCATCCGTCAAGGTAGGGGCGTATTGCATACGCCCTCCAAGCACCCCCGGATGGGGATGAAAGACCGCAGCTTTAGGCGGGATTTTTCCAACGCTCGCGCCGGTATCTATTATATACGCTCGCCAAATATCCCCAAATAGAAATGAATAACGAAAGAATCTCCGGCTGCCCTTCATCTAATGAATGGGAAACGCGCGGCAAATACCGACGGCCCTTCATCTAATGAATGGGGAACGCGCAGTAAACCCCGATTGCCCTTCCAATGGCGCCGGGGAATACCCATAAGAACGCCTGATGGCTATCCCCCGTGCTCCGCGATAGGTCTCACTCTTCCGGAAGATGAATCTCGGGGCCTCCGCCACTGCCCGCACCACCTCCTGTGCCGCCGCCCGGACTGCCCGGGGTAGGCTTTTTGCCATCGTCAGGCTTTTTGCCTTCACCCTCACCACCGGGTTTCTTAGGCCCATTCTCAGGCAAACGGATGTCGGGATCGCTCTCCTTTCTCTTTTTCTTGGGTTCCTTAGGCTGCTTCGGAGCCTTCGGATCTTTCGGTTTCTTTTTCCGGTCGGCCGATGCTTTCTTCTGGGCTAAGCTGCGGCGATACGATGTCTTCGTGTACTGGAGCGCCTTGTTGATGCGGTCAATCAATTCGCCAATGGCTTTGCGGTCATCATCTGATGTGGTCGATAGGTAAGCGGCTTCGATATGCCGAAAGACTTCGTTTGCCGTTTCATCGTTCCTCGTGCGAAGGACAGAGCCCTTTGTGACGCCAATCGACGCCTCCGACTTTAAGCGCTCATCTCTTAATGTGATGAACTCCGAGTTGATGGTGCGAAGCATCTGAACCAGTGGCGCCATTCCAATAGTGGCCAGATCTGCCGCCGCGTCCGTCTTTTCCAAATCAATGAGCAAGCCGGATATGTGTCCGGTGGCATCATTCATATTCTCGTTCTGCAAACCTTTGTACGCATCTGTTGCGATACGCAATCGATGACCGGCCGTGCTACGCGCCTCGATCGGAGACTTCGATGCCAGGCGGATCTCCTGAAACAAAAGCGAAATGATTTCACTACGCTTCTTATTCTTCTCAGACAAATACTTGGTTACTTTGGAAGCCGTCGGCTCTCGAACTGACTCCTTCTCGAGATCGATGTCCGACTTCCACTTCGGGATGTCTGTCGCATCCAAAAGGATTTTCTCTGCGCCGAAAGGATGGACAAGGTCATAGATTTGCTGTTGCAAATCGACGTGCATACCCAAAGGGTACTGGCTGGTTATGCCAACAATGATCTTTGATTTTCTCATGTCTTACAATCTTTGATTAGTGAATGAAGAGGTCTAACTGGATGAATATATGTGTTACAAATGTGTTGCGCTGATGAGCGATGCTATAGAATAGGTAAGTGTATTTTCAATGCCTGACTCTATGGAGTCGCAAATATAAACAGGTATTTGGAACTTCCTCATGCCCCGGATCGCTCACACAATTTTTTGCGGGCAACCTCGGAGCCTTCGGCGCTGCAAATGTAAACAACTCTTGGTTATCACCTCGCCTCATAGTATCTAAATCGAAATTTTTTTCTGGCTTCATCCGTATCGGGCGATAGGCCTAAGAAACACCTGTGGAGCTTCGCGGAGTACCGCTGAAGCGAGTCCGTACCTACTTCTGCGAATCACCCAGCCTCGGTGAATGGGTAAAGCAACCCCTGTTCCCTATCATCGGAAGTAGATGCAGCCAAAAATGGCTTCTGATCAGTCTTCTGAGGGCATTTGAGCATGCTTATCGAAAATCATTTTTGCCTTCACCGACACTCAGTGAAGCAAAATCGAGATTCATTTTGGGCTTTCGGAGTGTCCGGGAAGCAAAATCGAGATTCATTTTGGGCTTTCGGAGTGTCCGGGAAGCAAAATCGAGATTCATTTTTGGCTTCCTGAGTGCCCGGAGAGCCAAATCGTAATTCATTTTTCGCTTCACTGAGTCTCCGGGAAGCCAAAATGAATCTCGATTTTGCTTCACTGAGTACCCAGGAAGCCAAATTGCAATTCATTTTTGCCTCGCCAAGTACCCGGAGATCAAAATCGGGATTCATTTTTGGCTTCGCATAGTGTCCGTGGATCAAAAACGAGATTCATTTTCGGCTTCATGGAGTGTCCGGGAATCAAAAACGAGATTCGTTTTCGGCTTCATGGAGTGGCCGAGGATTGAAATCTGGATTTGTTTTTCGCTTCATAGAATAGCCGAGAATCAGAATCGATATTTGTTTTCAGCTTCGTGGAAAGACAGGGAATCAGAATCAAGATTTGTCTCCGGATTCATCGGGTATTGGCGAAGGGAAATAAGGATCTGTGGAGGCTATGACTGATGTCCTACGTAGCTAAACAAGAAGTGCGGGCGTGATACCCCTAAGCATAGAGATAGATGAAAGGAGTTCAGACGGATAACTGCCGAATGCGGACAATAGTATGAACTACATGCGGAGGTCAAGTGGCGAGAAAAAGAAAATCCCACCAGACGTCAGGGTGATCTACCCCAATCGTCCGGCAGGACTGTTCAGAAATAGCTTTCGTCGTTTCTGTTTACTCGTCCTTAGTCCGCCCGCGGATGTTACGGATAGCGGCCTCGATCATCGTATCCTTACCGCAATCCATGTCGGCCTTCGTCATATCCACGCGAATATCCGGATCGATTCCGCTCTCTATGCTCCGTTTGTCAGCGTCAAGCAACGGCGACGCCGAAAAGCGAACCTGCCACCCGTTCGGTAGCTCCGAGCTAAACGGCATGCCTCCCCCGCCGCCCGTGCGATCGCCAAGAATAACGACGCGATCGATTCGCCGCATGACGTTGATAAAGTCATTCGTTGCGCTGTAGCTATGTCGGTTAGTCAGGACAACCGTCGGCCGACGCCAGCGCGTATGCGTCGAGGGTCGGAGGTCGACGGGATAAGGTTCGGAGAAGTCGGAATGACCCGGGCCAGTCTTGTGCACAATGTATCCCGTCCTTATCGGCTCACTCAGGAATCGTGACGCGATACGCTCGACGTTAGTCAATGCGCCCCCGCCATTGCCACGCACATCGATGATCAGCCCTCGGCAAGTGCGGAAGAAATAGAAAATCTCATCCAAATTTGTTTCGCTGACTGCGGATGAAAAGCTACCGTAATAGATGTAGCCTATCTCCGTGCCCGGCAGCTTGACGTAACGCATGCCGCCGGCTATCCCATAGCGCGTGCCTAAGTAATTTCGCTGGATGTCGGCATTGAAATTGCGCGGATAGTCCTCAAACCACGCCCAGTAGCGAGCCGTATTGAACGGAGATACAAGATTCGTGTGACCGTCTTTCAACTCCGCCAACATATCGGAAAGCAAATCGAAGAGCTCATAGCGACTCATCGTATCCGAGAGTTGCCGTTCGTACTTTCTGCGGACAACCTCCCAGTCGACGCCCTTCTCCTCAAAGAAACAATAATGCTCGTCGATGATGTGCCAGAGCGCTTCAAAGTTCTCGCGAGGGCTTGCGCTGTAACGGTCCGCTTTGTCGCAGCCCGGCAAAAGCAGAATCAAAAAGATCAGGAAATAGGGAACACGTATTTTCATAAGCAATCAATGAGTAACAGCGAATAGCCGCCTACCCTCCGGAACGCAATCACTGACACACCCCGATAGACAAACGACCCTAATTCGCTTTTCGTTTTTCATTTTCGGGTCAATGATACGCACTTTTATAAGCAATCAATGAGTAACAGTGAATGGTTTCCGATCCTTCGGAGCGCAATCGCTAGCACTATACGATAGATAAACGGCAATGATTCGCCTTTCATTTTTCATTTTCGGGTCAACAATATGTGCTTTCATAAATATTCAATGAGTAATGGCGAATAGCCGCCGACACTTCGAGTGCAAATGCAGGCACTCACCGATAGATAAATGGAGATGATTTGCCTTTAGTTTTTCATTTTCGGATCAGCAATACGTACTTCCATAGGTGTTTAATGAATGACGGCGAATAGCCGCCGATACTTCGAGGTGCAATTGCTGATACTCTACGATAGGCAAACGGAAATAATCCGCCTTTAGTCCTTCGTTATCGGGTTAGCGATACGTGCTTTCATAGGTGTTCAATGAATGACGGCGAATAGCTGCCGATCCTTCGGATCGTAATCGCCAGCACTTCAGGATAGGAAAACGGGAACGATGCGCTTTTACTCCTTCGCTTTTAGATCAGCGACACGTAACTACACAAGCATTCAATGAGAGACAGCGAATAGCCGCCAACCATCCGGAGTGCAATCGCCAGTACTTCACGATAGACGAACGGAAATGATTCGCCTTTCGTTTTTCATTTTCGGGTCAGCAATACGTGCTTTCATAGGTATTCAATGAGAGACAGCGAATAGCCGTCGATCCTTCGGAGCGCAATCGCCAGCACTTCACGATAGGCAAACGGCAATGATTCGCTTTTAGTCCTTCGTTATCGGGTTAGCGATACGTGCTTTCAAAAGCATTCAATGAGAGACAGCGAATAGCCGACGACCATTCGGAGTGCAATCGCTGGCACTCTCTGATAGGAAAACAGGAATGATCCGCCTTTAGTCCTTCGTTATCGAGTTAGCGATACGTGCTTTCATAGGTGTTCAATGAATGACGGCGAATAGCTGCCGACACTTCGGAATACAATCGCTGGCACTCTCTGATAGGAAAACAGGAATGATTCGCCATTAGTCTTTTATTTTCGGATCAGTAATATGCACTCCGGAAGGCCTTGTTATGGCGCACGCGCTTGCCGGAAAAGGGTATGAATTCCTTGGCCACACCGAGGAGGATACTGCTACCGAAATAATGCGTGCGAATGCCGTTGGTGTGCGATTGGTAAACGTCGGCCTCATACCCAATCCGCATGGTCCATGGACCCACGGGCACATCGGCGGTGAGCAGGCTCCGCAAGGCGAACCTATTGTGCAGCGATCCCAATCGGACTATACCGGCACGATGGCCAAGAGTAAAGATCTCGTAGTACGATTGCCCGTAGTGCGGGGAGAAGAAGACACCAACGAGTGGGAGGTTGGCCTGCCAGCGGACAGTCACCGGATAGCGCCGGCGACCCAAGTCGAAACCGTAGAGGATAGCCGCAGAGAGCCCCAGATCGCCTTCCACGTGCAGCACCGCAGGGTTATTGCCGCCCTGCGAGCGATAGGCCGTGCCCAAGAGATAGCGCCCCGTACCGCCGACGAGCAATCGCAGACCGTCCACACTGGTCTCCAGACGTCGGTGCAGGCTGTAGCTGTAGTCAATGAAGGCCGCGTAACCACTCGATGTGCCTGCTGGATTGCGGATCGAAGCGAGATCGATGCGAAAGGTGCGTTGCCGCGACCAACGGTCATTGATGATCCGCATACGTTCGTTGATAACGCCGATGCCCAGGCCATCATAACCGACGTCGGAGAGGTATGTGTTCTTAACGTAGCGACTGCCCAGGCTGACCATCGTGCCTTCATTCACCGACCGCGGTGCTTGAACGACGCTATCCGTCTGTGCACGCAGGGTGAGAGGAAGGAGAATGAAGAGAGTGAGCAGAAAGAGGAAGCTGCGGATCATGGCTTATTCCTCAAACAGCGACATCTGCCCATCCTCATCCTCTTCCGACGGCACATCGGTAGCGGATGGCTCTCCGTCGGATGAGGGTGATGGGGCGTGGCGCGTCGGTTCCAGTTCGTCAACCGAGGCGACGGTGAATGTCGTCACCCGTTTGCCGCGCGCTTTGACGCTCTTCACGCCCACAAACTCCGCCGCCTCGATGGTCAAGGGATCGCGATAGCTGTCGTGTCCGCCAAAGGTCACCTCGATGCGCGGATAAGCCTCGTCGGTCAGCAGGAAGAGGCGGTGACGAGGGTTGTCGCCCATCAGGTTCTGCCGCTTCTCGGAGTCTTCGGACGGGAAGCGCTTGAGATAGACATAGCCCTGATCGGCGTCGAAGTAGACGGCCGTCCATGTTTTGCGCGCGTCGTAACGCTCGATGAGCAGGATGTTCTCTTCGTAATGGTTGCTCAGGTCGAAGCCCGTGGTGTAGAACTCGCCCGTCTGCAACACGACGAGGATGCGGTCGTCGCTGCGGAACTCGCCGAGGGCTTCGCCGCGGCCGTCGTAGTTCAGGCGGAGCACGTCGCGGTCGAACCACACCTCGCGCCCGCCGAGCGTCGACGAACCACGCTGCTTGAGCGAGATCTTGTGGATCTCTGCCCGGGTGAGGATGTTGCCGAGCGAGGTGCGACCCTTGATCAATATCTCGCTGAAGTCTTTCTCGAAGACGAGCGTCTTCTGCCGTAGCTTCGGCTTGAGGATCACCTTCACTGTCTCTGCCTCACCGTTTGGATTGGCGCTGAAATAAAGGATGCGTGAGCCTTCTGTGCCACGCGTCACGTTGTATTCCTTGTCGCGCGTCGAGCCGGTGACGGCGAACCGCTTGATGTAGTTGCAGCCTGCGCGGCCGTCGCGATAGATCACGTTGTAGATCGTCCGTGTGTCGTTGCGGTTGAAGACGTTGACGTAGATCACGTCTTGCCCGACGAAGATCTTTTCGCTCACTCGCATCACTTTGTACACGCCGCTGCGATAGAAGAGGATGATGTCGTCAATGTCCGAGCAATTGCAGACGAACTCGGCCTTCTTTAGCCCTGTGCCCACGAAACCCTCCTCGCGGTCGATGTAGAGCTTTTCGTTGGCCTCGGCCACCTTGGTGGCTTCCACGCGGTCGAAGCTGCGGATCTCCGTGCGCCGCGGCTTGTCGGCGCCGTACTTCTTCTTCAGCCCCTCGAACCACGTCACGGCGTAATCCGTGAGGTGCGACAGGTGATGCTCCACGCGCTCGATCTCGGTCTTCAGCCGCGCGATCTGCTCGTCGTTGCGGTCGGCGTTGAACTTTAGGATGCGCCCCATTTTGATCTCCATCAGCTTCAGGATGTCCTCCCGGGTGACCTCCCGGATGAGCCGCGGTTTGAACGGCTCCAGCCGGCGGTCAATGTGCACCACGGCCGCGTCCATGTCCGGCGCCTGTTCGAACTCCTTATCCTTATAGATCCGCTCCTCGATGAAGATCCGCTCGAGCGAGGCGTAGAAGAGTTCCTCGCGCAGCTCGCTGCGTTCGATCTCCAGCTCCGTGCGCAGCAGCCCGAGCGTCTGTTCGGTGGAGTGTCGCAAGACCTCGCTGACCGACATGAATCGCGGCTTGTTGTCCTCGATCACGCAGCAATTCATGTACACGCTCTTCTCGCAGTCGGTGAAGGCGTAGAGCGCGTCGATTGTCTTGTCCGACGATACGCCCGGGGCCAGATGGATCAGGATCTCCACCTCGCGCGCCGTGTTGTCGTCCACCTTGCGGATCTTGATTTTCCCCTTCTCGTTGGCCTTGATGATGGAGTCGATCAGGGTGCCCGTCGTGTAGCCATAGGGGATCTCGGTGATGGCCAGCGTGCGGTTATCCACCTTCGTGATCCGCGCCCGAACCTTCACCATGCCGCCGCGGTTGCCGTCGTTGTACTTCGCCACGTCCACCAAACCGCCCGTCTGAAAGTCGGGGTAGAGCGTGAACTCCTCGCCGCGCAGACAGGCCACGGAGGCGTCGATCAGCTCGTTGAAATTGTGCGGCAGGATCTTCGACGACAGTCCCACGGCGATGCCCTCCGCCCCTTGCGCCAGCAGCAGGGGGAACTTGATCGGTAGGCTGACCGGCTCGCGGTTGCGCCCGTCGTACGACTGCTTCCAGACGGTCGTCTTGGGGTTAAACACCGTCTCGAGCGCGAACCGCGAGAGGCGCGCCTCGATGTATCGCGGTGCCGCCGCGCTGTCGCCCGTGAGGATGTTGCCCCAGTTACCCTGGCAGTCGATCAGCAGATCCTTCTGCCCGAGCTGCACCAGCGCGTCGCCGATCGAGGCGTCGCCGTGCGGGTGAAACTGCATCGTCTGGCCCACCACGTTGGCCACCTTATTATATCGTCCGTCGTCGATCCGCCGCATGGCGTGCAGGATGCGCCGCTGCACTGGCTTCAGCCCGTCGTTGATGTGTGGCACGGCCCGCTCCAGGATCACGTACGAGGCATAATCCAAGAACCAGCTCTGATACATGCCCGGCAGATGGCGCACGCTGTCCGCACCGATCGCCCCCCCAGGCACCACATAGCCTCCGCCCGTGCCCTCGGTCGTGTTCGCCTCCATCGCCTCGTCCGGCAGCCTTTCCTCTTCGCGTTCGTCTTCTTCTTTCATATTGATGGGGATTCTATCTGTCTAACCTACGCGCCGTTTCCATCGGCGGCGGGCAAAAGTAGGCGAATTTGCCCACCCCTTTGGCGCGAAATGGCGGCCATCCGCGTCGGGGCGGAAATACTGCGCAAATCCGTCTGCCGCTCCCGGTTTACCCTCGAAAGTCTCCAACGACGCGATGCCCCCAATCCGTAAAACCCTCATCGTGCCGAACGACGCGACGGTCTCAACCCATAAAACTCCCGCCGTGCTGAATGATGTGATGGTCTCAATTCATAAAAGCCCCATTATGCCGAACGAGGGCATGGCCTTGTGTCTGTTGGTTTTTGGCGAGCGACTTTTTATATCTGTGGAAAATATCTCGATAATAAAATGGTGACCATTTATAAGTAGAGAGATTTTGTTGAGAATAAATCGTCCACTTTTTTATTCCCGATAAAGTCGATTGCCTATAAAAAAGTCACTCGCTTATTCCTGATAAAGTCTATTGGGTATAAACGGGTGACTTTTTATTTCCGATGGAGACTTGCTCACAATAAAAAAGTCGCTGTTTTATTTCTGAGAGAGTTTGTTCAGTAATAAAAAGTGACCCGCTAAAAACCGAAGCAACCGAGACCATGCCCTCGTTCGACATGATGGGGCCTTCATGTACCGAGACCATGCCCTCGTGCGGCATGATGGGGTCTTCATGCACCGAGACCATGCCCTCGTGCGACATGATGGGGCCTTCACACACCCGGACCATGCCTTCGTGCGACATGATAAACCCTTCACGCACCGAGACCGTGCCTTCGTGCGACATGATGGGGCTTTCACGCACCCGGACCATGCCTTCGCGCGACATGATGGGGTCTTCACACACCCGAGCCGTGGCGTCGTTCGGCACGATGAAACCTTCACGAATCCAGCCCGTAGGGTCGTTGGACAGAATGAGGAATTTGCGAATCGGCGCGGTCGTGTCGCGGGGCATGACAGGGGCGGATGAATTTGAGCGGTATAGCTGCATTCAGGAATTGAAACTGCTGCTTACATTTGCCGCCGTATTGCAAACTCGATATAGCAATTGGGTTTATTATGAAGAAATTTATTCAGCATCGTGGTATTGTAAGACATACCGGAGGAGGCCGTATTGTGGTCTGTATCGAACAGCAAAGCGCGTGCTCTGCGTGCCATGCCCGTTCGGCCTGCCTCGCATCGGACAAAAAGGAGAAACTCATTGAGGTGAAGGGCGAGAGCCGTCAGTTTGCTCCCGGGGAGGAGGTCATGGTCGTGGCCCAATCCTCGAGCGGCATGCAGGCCGTAGCCCTTGCGTTCGCCGTGCCCTTTGTGCTGGTGGTGGCTGCCGTATTTATCGGCGCCCGCCTGAGCGGAGGCGACGACGGCATCGGTGGACTCGCGGGGCTGGCCGTCCTGGCCGTCTATTACGCCCTGCTGTACGCCTTTCGGGAGAAGATCGGGCGACGGTTTTCATTCTCCGTCGCTAAGCTCGAAGCTGGCTCTCAGCTCGACACAGCTGCTTATTAACCGCCAAATCAATCTTACACGAAATGTATATAGCGATCATTTTATTAGGAACGGTGGGGGCCATTGCGGCGCTCATCCTATTTGCGGTATCGAAGAAATTCGAGGTGCATGAAGATCCGCGCATCGGGCAGATACAGGAAGCCCTGCCGGGCGCCAACTGCGGCGGCTGCGGATTCCCGGGCTGCGGCGGCTTTGCCAACGCGTGCTTTAAGGCTGAGGCGCTCGACGGGCTGTATTGCCCCGTGGGCGGTCAGGACGTGATGAAGAAAGTGGCCGAGATCAAGGGCGTGGCCATGGTGGCTGCGGCACCGAAGATCGCCGTGGTGCGCTGCAACGGCACCTGCGAGGCGCGTCCGCGGACGAACACCTACGACGGCGCATCGAACTGCACCATCGCCGCCTCACTCTATCGGGGCGAGACGGGCTGCTCGTTCGGCTGCTTCGGTCTGGGCGACTGCGTGGACGCCTGCGAGTTCGACGCCATCCACATCAACCCCGTGACACGCATCGCGGAGGTGGTAGAAGACAAATGCGTAGCCTGCGGGGCGTGCGTTAAGGCCTGCCCGACGAAGATCATCGAGCTGCGTAAGAAGGGGCCGAAGTCGCGTCGCATCTTCGTCTCCTGCATGAACAAGGACAAGGGCGGCGTGGCGCGTAAAGTCTGCTCGAACGCCTGCATCGGCTGTGCACGCTGCGTCAAGGAGTGCGCCTTCGAGGCCATCACGGTGACGAGCAACCTGGCTTACATCGACGACACGAAGTGCCGCCTCTGTCGCAAGTGCGTCGTGGTCTGCCCCACGAAGGCCATCCATGAACTGAACTTCCCGCCGCGTAAGGAGCCGAAGCCCGACGCACCGAAGGCCGCTGCTCCAGCCGCACTGTCGCTCGTGGAGGCCGCTCGCGCCAATACCCCGGCGGCTAAACCCGCTCTGGCTGAAACGGCTGTTGCCACTGCTGAACCAGCCGTGAAAGATTAACCCACACCCACACAACGACCTGTCTATAATGTACACTTTTAGAATAGGGGGCATTCACCCCTCAGGAAACAAGTTATCGGCCGGGCGACCGATCGAGGCGATCGCGCCCACGGCCAAGGTGGTCATACCGCTCGGGCAGCACATCGGTGCACCGGCTGAGGCGGTGGTGGCCAAAGGCGACAAGGTGAAGGTCGGGACGCTGATCGGCAAGGCCGCAGGCTTCGTTTCGGCCAACGTACACTCGTCCGTTTCGGGCACCGTGACCAAGATCGACACCATGCTCGACGCCGCTGGTCTGCCCAAGCCCGCAGTCTACATCAACGTCGAGGGCGACGAATGGGAAGAGACCATCGACCGCAGCGAGACCCTCGTCCGCGACTGCACGCTGTCCGCCAAAGAGATCATCGGAAAGATCGCTGCCGCCGGCATTGTCGGTATGGGTGGCGCCACCTTCCCCACGCAAGTCAAGCTCTCGCCTCCCCCGGGCAGCAAGGCCGAGATACTGATCGTTAACGCCGTCGAGTGCGAGCCGTATCTGACGTCGGACCACTCGCTGATGTTGGCCAAAGGCGAAGAAATCATCGTCGGGGTGAAGATCCTCATGACCGCCATCGACGTTCGCCGCGCCGTGATCGGCATTGAAAGCAACAAGCCCGACGCCATCAAGCTGATGAAGAAGTTGGCCGCCAAAGAGCAGGGCATCGAGG
The sequence above is drawn from the Tannerella serpentiformis genome and encodes:
- a CDS encoding alpha/beta hydrolase family protein, with translation MAKYLYVCIIALCMTCTAAAQSVTGRWVGKLQVSGGQLTLVLRIQEVEGGKLSAFMDSPDQGAYDIPCDSVVYSAPHLKVIISSIGARYEATLEDNSLRGQFIQGGASSPLVLTPSAEEDRSALHPQEPKPPYPYQVEEVRFVNSTDGDTLAGTLTMPTTPGPHRAVVMITGSGPQSRDEPIMNHRPFLVWADALTRLGIAVLRYDDRGVGASTGNFNEARTTDLARDVEAAVDYLRSRKEIDNQRIGLIGHSEGGMIAPIVAVSRPKDVSFIVLLAAPGLRGDSILLMQSEVISRLSHTPDSIREATVQLNRSLFALLVPPTTDEEALRQSLAEVLRGAFFDGPLAPPMPHEQVELAINQEMEMLTAPWMRDFLRYDPAPMLSRVQCPVLAVQGSEDVQVPAAANLPIVEKALTLHGNKAVTVKEFPGLNHMLQHCQTCLPDEYGEIRETVSPEVLQFVGEWIMKR
- a CDS encoding DUF6261 family protein yields the protein MRKSKIIVGITSQYPLGMHVDLQQQIYDLVHPFGAEKILLDATDIPKWKSDIDLEKESVREPTASKVTKYLSEKNKKRSEIISLLFQEIRLASKSPIEARSTAGHRLRIATDAYKGLQNENMNDATGHISGLLIDLEKTDAAADLATIGMAPLVQMLRTINSEFITLRDERLKSEASIGVTKGSVLRTRNDETANEVFRHIEAAYLSTTSDDDRKAIGELIDRINKALQYTKTSYRRSLAQKKASADRKKKPKDPKAPKQPKEPKKKRKESDPDIRLPENGPKKPGGEGEGKKPDDGKKPTPGSPGGGTGGGAGSGGGPEIHLPEE
- a CDS encoding S41 family peptidase; amino-acid sequence: MKIRVPYFLIFLILLLPGCDKADRYSASPRENFEALWHIIDEHYCFFEEKGVDWEVVRRKYERQLSDTMSRYELFDLLSDMLAELKDGHTNLVSPFNTARYWAWFEDYPRNFNADIQRNYLGTRYGIAGGMRYVKLPGTEIGYIYYGSFSSAVSETNLDEIFYFFRTCRGLIIDVRGNGGGALTNVERIASRFLSEPIRTGYIVHKTGPGHSDFSEPYPVDLRPSTHTRWRRPTVVLTNRHSYSATNDFINVMRRIDRVVILGDRTGGGGGMPFSSELPNGWQVRFSASPLLDADKRSIESGIDPDIRVDMTKADMDCGKDTMIEAAIRNIRGRTKDE
- a CDS encoding DUF3316 domain-containing protein — encoded protein: MIRSFLFLLTLFILLPLTLRAQTDSVVQAPRSVNEGTMVSLGSRYVKNTYLSDVGYDGLGIGVINERMRIINDRWSRQRTFRIDLASIRNPAGTSSGYAAFIDYSYSLHRRLETSVDGLRLLVGGTGRYLLGTAYRSQGGNNPAVLHVEGDLGLSAAILYGFDLGRRRYPVTVRWQANLPLVGVFFSPHYGQSYYEIFTLGHRAGIVRLGSLHNRFALRSLLTADVPVGPWTMRIGYEADVYQSHTNGIRTHYFGSSILLGVAKEFIPFSGKRVRHNKAFRSAYY
- a CDS encoding DNA gyrase/topoisomerase IV subunit A, producing the protein MKEEDEREEERLPDEAMEANTTEGTGGGYVVPGGAIGADSVRHLPGMYQSWFLDYASYVILERAVPHINDGLKPVQRRILHAMRRIDDGRYNKVANVVGQTMQFHPHGDASIGDALVQLGQKDLLIDCQGNWGNILTGDSAAAPRYIEARLSRFALETVFNPKTTVWKQSYDGRNREPVSLPIKFPLLLAQGAEGIAVGLSSKILPHNFNELIDASVACLRGEEFTLYPDFQTGGLVDVAKYNDGNRGGMVKVRARITKVDNRTLAITEIPYGYTTGTLIDSIIKANEKGKIKIRKVDDNTAREVEILIHLAPGVSSDKTIDALYAFTDCEKSVYMNCCVIEDNKPRFMSVSEVLRHSTEQTLGLLRTELEIERSELREELFYASLERIFIEERIYKDKEFEQAPDMDAAVVHIDRRLEPFKPRLIREVTREDILKLMEIKMGRILKFNADRNDEQIARLKTEIERVEHHLSHLTDYAVTWFEGLKKKYGADKPRRTEIRSFDRVEATKVAEANEKLYIDREEGFVGTGLKKAEFVCNCSDIDDIILFYRSGVYKVMRVSEKIFVGQDVIYVNVFNRNDTRTIYNVIYRDGRAGCNYIKRFAVTGSTRDKEYNVTRGTEGSRILYFSANPNGEAETVKVILKPKLRQKTLVFEKDFSEILIKGRTSLGNILTRAEIHKISLKQRGSSTLGGREVWFDRDVLRLNYDGRGEALGEFRSDDRILVVLQTGEFYTTGFDLSNHYEENILLIERYDARKTWTAVYFDADQGYVYLKRFPSEDSEKRQNLMGDNPRHRLFLLTDEAYPRIEVTFGGHDSYRDPLTIEAAEFVGVKSVKARGKRVTTFTVASVDELEPTRHAPSPSSDGEPSATDVPSEEDEDGQMSLFEE
- a CDS encoding SoxR reducing system RseC family protein, with protein sequence MKKFIQHRGIVRHTGGGRIVVCIEQQSACSACHARSACLASDKKEKLIEVKGESRQFAPGEEVMVVAQSSSGMQAVALAFAVPFVLVVAAVFIGARLSGGDDGIGGLAGLAVLAVYYALLYAFREKIGRRFSFSVAKLEAGSQLDTAAY
- a CDS encoding Fe-S cluster domain-containing protein — translated: MYIAIILLGTVGAIAALILFAVSKKFEVHEDPRIGQIQEALPGANCGGCGFPGCGGFANACFKAEALDGLYCPVGGQDVMKKVAEIKGVAMVAAAPKIAVVRCNGTCEARPRTNTYDGASNCTIAASLYRGETGCSFGCFGLGDCVDACEFDAIHINPVTRIAEVVEDKCVACGACVKACPTKIIELRKKGPKSRRIFVSCMNKDKGGVARKVCSNACIGCARCVKECAFEAITVTSNLAYIDDTKCRLCRKCVVVCPTKAIHELNFPPRKEPKPDAPKAAAPAALSLVEAARANTPAAKPALAETAVATAEPAVKD